In Candidatus Rokuibacteriota bacterium, the genomic window CCTTTCGGTGGGGGTGTCGAAGCCTGATCCGCCTCAACACCACCATACCTGAGGGGGCTCTTGCGTTCTCAATCTCTAATTTGGACAAGAGTGATTCTCCCCCAAACGAGGAGGTGTGTAATGCAAGCACCTTGGCTTAAACCAGGGGTCTGGGGTGCGATCATCGGCGCTGTGGCGACCATGATCATCGGCTTTTCATGGTTGGGGTGGACCCTCGGCGGCACAGCCGAGAAAATGGCACAGCAACGTGCTGAGTCAGCTGTTGTCGCCGCTCTCACCCCGATCTGCGTCGAGAGGTTCATGAAGCAATCCGACGCAACCACGAAACTGGCAGAACTCCGGAAAACTGATTCGTGGCAACAACGAGAATTTGTCGAAAAGGGCGGCTGGGCCGCTATACCAGGAACCAGCGCGCCCAACTCAGCAGTCGCAAGCGCGTGTGCCGCGGAACTCACGAGGACCAAAAGCTAGCCCAGCAGTCGGGCTCCATACGGGCCGCTCACTGCCTCAAGGTGTAGCGGCAGCCAGGTTCGCGGCGAAGTGGTGGAGGCCCAGGTAGGACGAGCGTTCCCCACTCTGTCCACTGCTACCACTCTGCTACCAGTCCACCCCGCAGCAGGGGATACCAGGAGCACCACGGCCTACTCCGGCTCGTCGGTTTTTTGCGGCGATAGGTTCTCCTGGGTCGGCTCAGGTGGGCCAAGGTCACAACACCGCCATGTTCGACGACGCCCGCCGGTTTCTGCAATTGCTCGAGTAGAATCAGGCATTTCCGACTCGGCTGATCGGCCCAGTGCTCCGGTCCAAGGCTCGGACGACCAGGGTCAGCACGGAATTGATTTGAAATGGCTTGGAGAGGATGAAATCCACTGCACCTTTCCCGACCGTTTCCGGATCGAACTGTTCCCCCCAGCCGGTGACGAGGATCACCGGTGTCTCCCGGCTGACCTCCTTGATAGCCCGCGCCACCTGCCAGCCGGAGATCTCTGGCATTCCGAGGTCGGTGAAAACCAGATCGAAGTGTTCATCGCGAAAGAGGGCCAGCGCTTCATTCCCGCTGGCGGCCATCCTGACTGAATGCCCCTGGGCCATCAAGACCTCTGCCAGGATGGCTCGCACGTCTTCCTCATCGTCGATGACGAGGATGGCGGCGCGTTTGGGAGCGGTCGGGGGTGACTCCGCCTCTCGCTCAGTGGAAGCACCCTTGCCGGCAGGGAGGCGGACGGTGATGGCTGTCCCTTGTCCTTCCCGGCTCTGGATTCCGATGTCGCCTCCGTGCCGACGGAGAATCCCATAGGTCACGGAGAGCCCCAGGCCGGTGCTCTGGGCTCCCTTGGTGGTGAAGAACGGTTCGAAGGCCCGTCGTCGCACTTCCTCGGACATACCGCACCCTGCGTCGGCGATGCTGACGGTGACGGACCCTTCAGCCGAGGCCGTCCGGATTCGGAGGGTGCCGCCGTGGGGCATGGCGTCGAGGGCATTCAATACGACGTTCATCAGGGCCTCCCGGAGTTCCGAAGGATCGCCGGCCACGGTCGGGACCTCTCCGAGCTCTCTTATTACCTCGTACCGAATCCCCTGAGCCTCAGCCTGGTCTTTCCAGCGTGGGCGGGTGGCATCGAGGACATCGTCGACCAGCTCGTTCAGAGAGACCGTCACAAACGCCTGTCCCCGACGGATCCTGGTGAACTCCTGGATCCGGCGGACGGTGCGCGCCCCATCCCAGGCCATCCGCTCGATGACCTCCACCGATCGCCTCAGGACAGGGTCTTCCAGGTCGGGGCGAAGGAGCTGGGCGCGCCCCACGATAGCTGCCAGGATGTTGTTGAAGTCGTGGGCAACCCCGCTCGCCATCTCGCCGAGGGCCCGGAGCCTCTCGAGCTGCACGACCTTTTCCTGGCTCTGCTTTAGCGTCTCGATGGCCCGCGTCGCTCTGTCGTACAACCGAGCATTCTCGAGCGCAATGGCCGCCTGACTCGCGAAGGAGTCCATGAGGTCGTGGTCGGCCTCGGTGAATGAGCGCGTCATGCGGCTGATCACCCCGAGCACCCCCAGGACCCGCTCTTCTTTCCTGAGGGGGACTCCAGCAAAGGTCCCAACCGGAGCCACCATCTCGGTGCGGGGATGGCCCCCCGTCCCCTGAGCCACTTCCCGCACCAACTCCTCGACCCAGGTGAGCGTGGCGGAAGACGGCGCTAGAATCTCAGCGGTCCCGGCGCTAGCTCTGAGGGCCGGCTCCCCGGAGTCCTCCTGAATCACCCAGAGTCCGGCCGCCTCTACCTCTAGGAGAATGACCGCCGCCTCCACGATCAGGTCAAAGACGGTTTCCAGATGCAGCGTAGAGGTGAGAGTCTGGGAGAGGAGGAGCAAGGTCTCCAACCGCTTGGCCGTCTGCTCCCTCGCCTCGATGAAGTCCCAGAGGAGGCGGGCGCTCTTGGCGCCGACGATTTCCGTGCTCGAAGGCCGCTCGCTGAGAAGCGCCTCCAGCACTTCTGACTTGCCGGTGACTTCGATGACGACCTCGGGGCTGTAGCGAAACACCGCCCGGTGTTCGCCGACGGTCGGGAGGCTGCGCTCGCGGGCCAGCAGGAGGCCGGGAGCCTCGGCATTGACGTCCGCCACGGCCACGATCTCCACCTCAGGGTTTTGCGCGAGGAGCTGGATCAGAGCCTTTCCGCCCCTCCCTGCCCCCACCACCGCAACTCGGGTCGCCACCGCCGACTCGCTCATCTCAATCCCGCCGGCTCCCATCCCGTCCCGGCGGAGCGGGGATTCATACCTTGGAGGTCCGGGTCAGTGCTTTCTCGGTTTTCAGGATCAGCGTAGCCGTCTTCCGCCGGGCGCCAGAGATGGCCTGGCAGTTCACGCAATGGACATTGCCCTCGTCGAAGGCTGAGCACTGGAGGAGGATCTCCACCTCTTCGCGGAACGCATGAGCCAGCTCCGCCTTCTGCTGGATTCCCTTGGCCTCGTTGATCCGTTGGATAAGCTCCTGAATTTTGCTCTCCTGTTTGGGAAAGAGGTCGATGGGACAGTCGATGTTGGGTACTGATTCAAGCATGCTGGCTCCTTTCCCCTCCTCCGCACACCGGCGCTATCCTCACGGTGACTCTCTGCTCGACCGCTTGAGCGAGGCTGTTGCTTCCTCTTCGGGGAGTGTGGGGCGACGGGACCTGATCCGGATCAGGATTCCAAGGCGTTCCTCGAGGTGCCGGATATACCCTTGGAGGCGCTTGATCTCGGCCTGCTGGCTGGCGATCAGCCGATTCTGGTCCCACATGACCCATGCCATGAAAACCATGAGACCAAAGGCCAGGATGGCAACTGTCGCCAGTTTCACACGGAGCCGAAGGGGTCCCGCGATCTCCACCCAGATCCCGCGGGTGCCCATCGTTTCTTCTCTCTCAGCATCCGTCGGACGCAGGGGTGGCGCGATCACATCAGGTCCCCGAGCGGGCCGAGAGACAGGTTGAGATCCTCTTCGGTGAGGCCGAAGAGGGCCCGGAGCTCCGCCATCTTCGCGTCAAGCCTCAGGAACGTCACTCCCATTCGCTCGATCTCCTCAGGAGTGAGGGAGCCGGCCTCGATGCGCCGGAGGGCCTGCTTCTCCAGGAGCCGGCGGAGCAGCTCGACGAGGGTCAGCACCAGCTTGGCCAGCCCTTGCTCGACCTTCTCCGGGTCGGCGTTGATCCGCCTCGGCAGGGCTTCAGGGAGCCGTTCCAGCTCTCCCTCGAACTCGTCCAAGGAGCTCTCAGGCGTGGACAGTGTCTTGGGCTTCATCGTGAGCTCCGTTGACGAAGTGGTACGGAGGCCAGGGGCCGGTGAGGAGGAAGCTGAGGCGGGGAAACTCCTTCCGGGCCTTGGCCATACCTTCCCGAAAGGCGTCCACCCGATACCGCTCCACGAGATAGGCCCCTGTGAAGAGCAACCGGGCGGTGGGGAACCGCTGAAGCCAGCTTTCTACAGCCAGGGAGCGGAAGAGCGGCTGAACCTCCTGAATTAATCTCTCCCCGGCCCGGAGGAGTTTGGCCCGATGCCGCTCCTCCCTCAGCCTCCCACAGAGGTATTCCGTTCCCGGCCCCGTTTCCTCGATTTCTTGGTCCGCTGAAACCTCGGCGTCTCTGGCCGCCTTCCAGAGCACCCGAAGCCCCATTTCCACCTTCCCTTCCACCCGCTCAAGCGCCGACCCAAATGCCTGAGCCCGTTCCTCCAGTAGCGCGATGACCGCCTTCTTGGTCCTGAGACACGTATTGAAGCGAACGGGAAGAATGGGGCGGGCGGCCATCACCTCCTCCACTACCGTCTCGTGGACGGTCAGGTGGGCCTCGTCGACGGGCCAGGGGTGGAGCGCTGACCGGCCGACTACAGCGGCCAGGTCTGCATGGGAGACGAGAAAAACAGGACACCCTCCGAGGCCTCGGATCTCCTGTAACAGGGGCGGGGGGAAGCCGACGATCCCGTAGAGGTAGAGGCCATTCATCGCTTATTCCCCTGGCGCTCGAACGCCCAACTCCCTGGCGGTCTCGACGGAGGCGATGAGGAGCCGGAGGCCCAGGTAGATCAGGTCTACATCGGCCACAGAGAGGGTTACATCCCCCGCGACCACGACCCCCCGGTTGAGGAGGCGATCGAGCGTCTCAAGGAGCGTGACCTGCCGCTCCCGGCTGGAAGCAGGCTGACCGTTATCCCTCATCGTCAACCCACCGAACAAAGTGGTAAGGGGGCCAGGGGCCCGAGGCCAAGAGCCTGAAGCCTTCTTCGGCGTGGCCCCGGTTCCACTGCTCCACCTCCGCGAGGAAGGCCTCCACCTCCTCCCGCCTCACGAGACAAGCCAGGTTGAGGATGATCCTCTCTCCCCGCGGGGGCTCTGGGAGGAGGGGAGGATACGCTGCCAGCTCCACCACTGTCCCCCGGATAGCCTCCAGGGCCTCGCGGGCAAGCACTTCCTCACGC contains:
- a CDS encoding response regulator, whose amino-acid sequence is MSESAVATRVAVVGAGRGGKALIQLLAQNPEVEIVAVADVNAEAPGLLLARERSLPTVGEHRAVFRYSPEVVIEVTGKSEVLEALLSERPSSTEIVGAKSARLLWDFIEAREQTAKRLETLLLLSQTLTSTLHLETVFDLIVEAAVILLEVEAAGLWVIQEDSGEPALRASAGTAEILAPSSATLTWVEELVREVAQGTGGHPRTEMVAPVGTFAGVPLRKEERVLGVLGVISRMTRSFTEADHDLMDSFASQAAIALENARLYDRATRAIETLKQSQEKVVQLERLRALGEMASGVAHDFNNILAAIVGRAQLLRPDLEDPVLRRSVEVIERMAWDGARTVRRIQEFTRIRRGQAFVTVSLNELVDDVLDATRPRWKDQAEAQGIRYEVIRELGEVPTVAGDPSELREALMNVVLNALDAMPHGGTLRIRTASAEGSVTVSIADAGCGMSEEVRRRAFEPFFTTKGAQSTGLGLSVTYGILRRHGGDIGIQSREGQGTAITVRLPAGKGASTEREAESPPTAPKRAAILVIDDEEDVRAILAEVLMAQGHSVRMAASGNEALALFRDEHFDLVFTDLGMPEISGWQVARAIKEVSRETPVILVTGWGEQFDPETVGKGAVDFILSKPFQINSVLTLVVRALDRSTGPISRVGNA
- a CDS encoding GvpL/GvpF family gas vesicle protein, with product MNGLYLYGIVGFPPPLLQEIRGLGGCPVFLVSHADLAAVVGRSALHPWPVDEAHLTVHETVVEEVMAARPILPVRFNTCLRTKKAVIALLEERAQAFGSALERVEGKVEMGLRVLWKAARDAEVSADQEIEETGPGTEYLCGRLREERHRAKLLRAGERLIQEVQPLFRSLAVESWLQRFPTARLLFTGAYLVERYRVDAFREGMAKARKEFPRLSFLLTGPWPPYHFVNGAHDEAQDTVHA
- a CDS encoding gas vesicle protein, with translation MRDNGQPASSRERQVTLLETLDRLLNRGVVVAGDVTLSVADVDLIYLGLRLLIASVETARELGVRAPGE
- a CDS encoding gas vesicle protein K, yielding MKPKTLSTPESSLDEFEGELERLPEALPRRINADPEKVEQGLAKLVLTLVELLRRLLEKQALRRIEAGSLTPEEIERMGVTFLRLDAKMAELRALFGLTEEDLNLSLGPLGDLM